A single genomic interval of Panthera tigris isolate Pti1 chromosome E3, P.tigris_Pti1_mat1.1, whole genome shotgun sequence harbors:
- the EPO gene encoding erythropoietin isoform X2 yields MGSCECPALLLLLSLLLLPLGLPVLGAPPRLICDSRVLERYILEAREAENVTMGCAEGCSFSENITVPDTKVNFYTWKRMDVGQQAVEVWQGLALLSEAILRGQALLANSSQPSETLQLHVDKAVSSLRSLTSLLRALGAQKEATSLPEATSAAPLRTFTVDTLCKLFRIYSNFLRGKLTLYTGEACRRGDR; encoded by the exons ATGGGGTCGTGCG aatgtcctgCCCTGCTGCTTCTGCTATCTTTGCTGCTGCTTCCCCTGGGCCTCCCAGTCCTGGGCGCCCCCCCTCGCCTCATCTGTGACAGCCGAGTCCTGGAGAGGTACAttctggaggccagggaggccGAAAATGTCACG ATGGGCTGTGCTGAAGGCTGCAGCTTCAGTGAGAATATCACTGTCCCAGACACCAAGGTCAACTTCTATACCTGGAAGAGGATGGAC GTCGGGCAGCAGGCTGTGGAAGTCTGGCAGGGCCTCGCCCTGCTCTCAGAAGCCATCCTGCGGGGCCAGGCCCTGCTGGCCAACTCCTCCCAGCCATCTGAGACCCTGCAGCTGCATGTGGATAAAGCCGTCAGCAGCCTGCGCAGCCTCACCTCCCTGCTTCGGGCACTGGGAGCCCAG AAGGAAGCCACCTCCCTTCCAGAGGCAACCTCTGCTGCTCCACTCCGAACATTCACTGTCGATACTTTGTGCAAACTTTTCCGAATCTACTCCAACTTCCTGCGGGGAAAGCTGACGCTGTACACAGGGGAGGCCTGCCGAAGAGGA
- the EPO gene encoding erythropoietin isoform X1 — MKAKEAEPERWEGSGWERQAGGRGTGCVNLLFQTHSAWHSFLECPALLLLLSLLLLPLGLPVLGAPPRLICDSRVLERYILEAREAENVTMGCAEGCSFSENITVPDTKVNFYTWKRMDVGQQAVEVWQGLALLSEAILRGQALLANSSQPSETLQLHVDKAVSSLRSLTSLLRALGAQKEATSLPEATSAAPLRTFTVDTLCKLFRIYSNFLRGKLTLYTGEACRRGDR, encoded by the exons ATGAAGGCCAAGGAGGCAGAACCCGAGCGCTGGGAAGGTTCGGGGTGGGAGCGACAAGCTGGGGGCAGAGGAACGGGATGTGTGAACCTGCTCTTCCAAACACACTCAGCCTGGCActcttttctagaatgtcctgCCCTGCTGCTTCTGCTATCTTTGCTGCTGCTTCCCCTGGGCCTCCCAGTCCTGGGCGCCCCCCCTCGCCTCATCTGTGACAGCCGAGTCCTGGAGAGGTACAttctggaggccagggaggccGAAAATGTCACG ATGGGCTGTGCTGAAGGCTGCAGCTTCAGTGAGAATATCACTGTCCCAGACACCAAGGTCAACTTCTATACCTGGAAGAGGATGGAC GTCGGGCAGCAGGCTGTGGAAGTCTGGCAGGGCCTCGCCCTGCTCTCAGAAGCCATCCTGCGGGGCCAGGCCCTGCTGGCCAACTCCTCCCAGCCATCTGAGACCCTGCAGCTGCATGTGGATAAAGCCGTCAGCAGCCTGCGCAGCCTCACCTCCCTGCTTCGGGCACTGGGAGCCCAG AAGGAAGCCACCTCCCTTCCAGAGGCAACCTCTGCTGCTCCACTCCGAACATTCACTGTCGATACTTTGTGCAAACTTTTCCGAATCTACTCCAACTTCCTGCGGGGAAAGCTGACGCTGTACACAGGGGAGGCCTGCCGAAGAGGA